One window from the genome of Bacteroidota bacterium encodes:
- a CDS encoding tyrosine-type recombinase/integrase has product MDTEILFFIEYLVVEKKYSQHTIAAYQNDLDQFAQYVTNHYGAVTVDTITHQQIRSWLAQLLSEGVKATSVNRKISSLKSFFKYLKKTGKADGNPMAKVQSPKKPKQLPVFVEKGKMEVLTENILPEDGDDFLSLRNRLVVEMLYGTGMRLSELINLKETDVDFYGQTLKVLGKRNKERIIPISKPLLEIVEKYLAAKAENSEKCLYLLCNKGDKMYPGLVYKIVKGNLSLVTTVKKKSPHVLRHTFATHLLENGADLNAIKELLGHASLAATQVYTHNSIERLKEVHKKSHPKSS; this is encoded by the coding sequence ATGGATACAGAAATTTTGTTTTTTATTGAGTATTTGGTAGTTGAGAAGAAATACTCGCAACATACCATCGCTGCCTACCAAAACGATTTAGACCAGTTTGCCCAATACGTAACCAACCATTACGGAGCAGTTACAGTAGATACCATCACCCATCAACAAATTCGCAGCTGGCTTGCACAATTACTTTCAGAGGGCGTAAAAGCCACTTCGGTAAACCGAAAGATATCCAGCCTAAAAAGCTTCTTTAAATACCTCAAAAAAACGGGTAAGGCCGATGGCAATCCCATGGCCAAGGTTCAATCACCCAAAAAGCCCAAACAACTGCCTGTATTTGTTGAAAAAGGCAAAATGGAGGTATTAACCGAAAACATATTGCCCGAGGACGGCGATGACTTCCTATCACTACGCAATAGGTTGGTTGTAGAAATGCTGTATGGAACGGGTATGCGTTTAAGCGAGCTAATCAACCTGAAAGAAACGGATGTAGATTTTTACGGACAAACGCTAAAAGTGCTAGGAAAACGCAATAAAGAGCGCATTATCCCTATCAGTAAGCCCTTACTTGAAATTGTTGAAAAATACCTGGCTGCTAAGGCTGAAAATTCCGAAAAATGTTTATATTTGTTATGCAACAAGGGAGACAAAATGTATCCCGGGCTGGTATATAAAATTGTGAAGGGGAATTTGTCATTGGTTACCACAGTAAAGAAAAAAAGTCCACACGTGTTGCGCCATACATTCGCTACCCATCTGTTAGAAAACGGCGCCGACCTTAACGCAATCAAAGAATTGCTAGGGCACGCCAGCCTTGCGGCTACACAGGTATACACACACAACTCTATAGAACGCCTAAAGGAGGTACATAAAAAGTCCCATCCAAAATCATCATAA
- the raiA gene encoding ribosome-associated translation inhibitor RaiA, whose protein sequence is MQIMIQSIHFDADRKLIAYIQKRLEKLLTFHDNIIDANVYLKVEKSGDNNNKTLEVKLNVQNQTLFCEEHCRTFECAIDLAVESLKMQLKKYKDKLRAVNF, encoded by the coding sequence ATGCAAATCATGATTCAATCTATTCATTTCGACGCTGACAGGAAACTTATTGCTTACATCCAAAAGCGCCTTGAGAAGCTGCTCACATTTCATGATAACATCATTGATGCAAATGTGTATTTGAAAGTTGAAAAAAGTGGAGACAATAACAACAAAACCCTCGAGGTTAAACTAAATGTTCAGAACCAAACACTATTTTGTGAAGAGCACTGCCGCACGTTCGAATGCGCTATAGATCTGGCAGTTGAGTCACTAAAAATGCAGTTGAAAAAGTACAAAGACAAACTTCGTGCTGTAAATTTTTAA
- the tuf gene encoding elongation factor Tu, which produces MAKENFDRSKPHVNIGTIGHVDHGKTTLTAAITKVLADAGLSEARSFDSIDAAPEEKERGITINTAHVEYQTANRHYAHVDCPGHADYVKNMVTGAAQMDGAILVVASTDGPMPQTREHILLARQVGVPQLVVFMNKVDMVDDPELLDLVEMEIRELLSFYNFDGDNIPVIRGSALGALNGEPKWVDTVKALMDAVDNWIPIPPRLTDQPFLMPIEDVFSITGRGTVATGRIERGVINSGDPVEIIGMGSEKLTSTVTGIEMFRKILDRGEAGDNAGLLLRGIDKESIRRGMVICKPGSVTPHKAFKGEVYILTKEEGGRHTPFFNKYKPQFYFRTTDVTGDVSLPEGTEMVMPGDNVTITVALLNPIAMEKGLRFAIREGGRTIGAGQVTEILD; this is translated from the coding sequence ATGGCTAAAGAGAATTTCGACCGTTCAAAACCTCACGTGAACATTGGTACAATTGGTCACGTGGATCACGGTAAAACTACACTTACGGCTGCCATTACCAAAGTATTGGCTGACGCCGGTTTGTCAGAAGCCCGCTCATTTGATTCAATCGACGCAGCTCCTGAAGAAAAAGAACGCGGTATTACCATTAACACCGCCCACGTTGAATATCAAACCGCTAACCGTCACTACGCTCACGTAGATTGCCCAGGTCACGCTGACTATGTTAAGAACATGGTTACTGGTGCTGCGCAAATGGACGGTGCTATATTGGTGGTTGCTTCAACCGACGGTCCTATGCCTCAAACTCGCGAGCACATCCTTTTGGCTCGTCAGGTAGGTGTACCTCAACTTGTTGTATTTATGAACAAAGTTGACATGGTTGACGATCCCGAACTACTTGACCTAGTAGAAATGGAAATCCGCGAACTGTTGAGTTTCTACAACTTCGACGGTGACAATATCCCAGTTATCCGTGGTTCAGCACTTGGTGCTTTGAACGGCGAACCTAAGTGGGTTGACACTGTTAAAGCTCTTATGGATGCTGTTGACAACTGGATTCCAATTCCTCCACGTTTGACTGACCAACCTTTCTTGATGCCTATCGAGGACGTGTTCTCAATCACTGGTCGTGGTACTGTTGCTACCGGTAGGATTGAAAGGGGTGTAATCAACTCTGGTGATCCTGTAGAAATCATCGGTATGGGTTCTGAAAAACTAACCTCAACCGTAACTGGTATCGAGATGTTCCGTAAGATCCTTGACCGTGGTGAAGCTGGTGATAACGCAGGTTTGTTGCTACGTGGTATCGACAAAGAATCTATCCGTCGTGGTATGGTTATTTGCAAGCCAGGTTCAGTAACTCCTCACAAAGCATTCAAAGGCGAGGTTTATATCCTTACCAAAGAAGAAGGTGGTCGTCACACCCCATTCTTCAACAAATACAAGCCTCAGTTCTACTTCCGTACAACTGACGTTACCGGTGACGTATCTCTTCCAGAAGGTACTGAAATGGTAATGCCCGGTGATAACGTAACTATCACAGTTGCCCTTTTGAACCCAATCGCTATGGAAAAAGGTCTTCGTTTCGCTATCCGCGAAGGTGGACGTACCATCGGTGCAGGTCAGGTAACTGAAATTCTTGACTAA
- the secE gene encoding preprotein translocase subunit SecE has product MKRVKEYIAASYDELVTKVSWPTWEELQDSTILVLVSSVIFSFVVWGADLGLSELLKMVYSFFK; this is encoded by the coding sequence ATGAAAAGGGTAAAAGAATATATAGCTGCGTCATACGACGAATTAGTAACCAAAGTTAGCTGGCCTACTTGGGAAGAGTTACAAGACAGTACTATCTTGGTATTGGTATCTTCAGTAATATTTTCTTTTGTAGTATGGGGAGCAGACTTGGGCTTGAGTGAACTTCTGAAGATGGTTTACTCGTTTTTTAAATAA
- the nusG gene encoding transcription termination/antitermination factor NusG, which translates to MQDFKWYVVRAISGQEKKVKAYIENELARAGLSDFVPQVLIPMEKVYQIRNGKKTSKERSFYPGYILIQANLVGEVAPIIIGINGVVGFLGAKDQPIPLRQAEVARILGTVDEQSEKGETAIEPFIVGETVKVTDGPFSGFSGTIEEVYEEKKKLKVMVKIFGRRTPLELNYVQVEKEQ; encoded by the coding sequence ATGCAGGATTTTAAGTGGTATGTAGTGAGGGCTATTAGTGGCCAGGAGAAAAAGGTAAAAGCCTACATAGAGAATGAACTTGCACGTGCAGGTCTTAGTGATTTTGTACCGCAGGTGCTTATCCCTATGGAAAAGGTGTACCAAATACGTAATGGCAAAAAAACCTCAAAAGAGCGTAGCTTTTATCCCGGATACATACTTATACAAGCAAACTTGGTGGGCGAAGTTGCCCCCATTATTATTGGTATAAATGGTGTTGTTGGATTTTTGGGAGCCAAAGACCAACCAATACCTCTGCGCCAAGCCGAAGTTGCCCGTATATTGGGTACAGTTGATGAGCAATCAGAAAAAGGCGAAACCGCAATTGAACCTTTTATAGTAGGCGAAACCGTGAAAGTTACCGATGGTCCTTTCAGCGGATTTAGCGGTACTATAGAAGAGGTATATGAGGAGAAAAAGAAACTTAAGGTAATGGTTAAGATATTTGGCCGCCGCACACCTTTAGAACTAAACTACGTACAAGTAGAAAAAGAACAATAA
- the rplK gene encoding 50S ribosomal protein L11, translating into MAKEIFTYIKLQIKGGAANPAPPIGPALGAKGVNIMEFCKQFNARTQDKAGKVCPVVITVYTDKSFDFILKTPPVAAQLLEVCKIQKGSDQPNRKKTGSVSWDQVKQIAEEKMPDLNCFTVESAMKMVAGTARSMGITVTGTAPWA; encoded by the coding sequence ATGGCAAAGGAAATATTCACCTATATAAAACTACAGATTAAAGGTGGTGCTGCTAACCCGGCTCCCCCCATTGGCCCTGCACTGGGTGCCAAAGGTGTTAATATCATGGAGTTTTGTAAGCAGTTTAATGCCCGCACGCAAGACAAAGCAGGCAAGGTTTGCCCCGTGGTGATAACCGTGTACACAGATAAGTCTTTCGACTTTATCTTGAAAACTCCACCGGTTGCAGCACAACTGCTTGAAGTTTGCAAAATTCAAAAAGGCTCAGACCAACCTAACCGTAAAAAGACAGGTTCGGTTTCTTGGGATCAAGTGAAGCAAATTGCTGAAGAAAAAATGCCTGATTTGAATTGCTTCACAGTAGAATCGGCAATGAAAATGGTTGCCGGTACTGCTCGCAGTATGGGAATAACCGTTACCGGCACTGCACCTTGGGCATAA
- a CDS encoding 50S ribosomal protein L1: MARLTKKRKLQLAKYDPKQAYTLVDAAKIVKDLSLTKFDSSVDIDVRLGVDPRKSNQMVRGTAVLPHGTGKTIRVLVLCTPDKEQEAREAGADHVGLDDYIAKIESGWTDIDIIITMPTVMAKLGKLGKILGPRNLMPNPKSGTVTLEVGKAVKDVKAGKIDFKVDKTGIIHASVGKASFSPEHLYDNAVELIQTLAKLKPASAKGTYIKSIYISSTMSPGVNIDTKSVPGI, from the coding sequence ATGGCACGTTTAACTAAAAAAAGAAAATTACAATTAGCAAAATACGATCCTAAACAAGCATATACGTTGGTAGATGCTGCCAAGATTGTAAAAGATTTATCATTGACGAAGTTCGATTCGTCAGTTGATATTGACGTTCGCTTGGGTGTTGACCCTCGTAAATCAAACCAAATGGTTAGGGGCACAGCAGTGTTGCCTCATGGAACCGGTAAAACCATCCGTGTACTTGTACTTTGCACTCCTGATAAAGAACAAGAAGCACGCGAAGCCGGTGCCGACCACGTTGGGCTTGACGATTACATTGCCAAAATTGAAAGCGGCTGGACTGATATTGATATCATTATCACCATGCCTACAGTAATGGCAAAGTTGGGTAAACTAGGTAAAATCCTAGGACCCCGTAACCTGATGCCCAATCCAAAATCCGGAACTGTTACGCTGGAGGTTGGTAAAGCTGTGAAGGACGTAAAGGCTGGTAAAATCGACTTTAAAGTTGATAAAACCGGTATCATCCACGCTTCGGTGGGAAAAGCTTCCTTCTCGCCCGAGCATCTCTACGACAATGCTGTTGAATTAATTCAGACATTGGCAAAACTAAAGCCTGCTTCTGCTAAAGGTACTTACATTAAAAGTATCTACATCTCAAGCACGATGAGCCCCGGTGTTAATATTGACACTAAATCGGTTCCCGGTATCTAA
- a CDS encoding 50S ribosomal protein L10, with amino-acid sequence MNKQEKEDIVNSLAEQLRNYKFIYITDTSNLSAGNDNKLRRSLHKQGIKMQVAKNTLIRKAMEASGNNYGELPSILKGTSAIMFSDDAKIPALAIKEFRKSNDKPLLKGAYIDSDVFIGDSQLDVLTKLKSRNELIGEVIGLLQSPAQNVISALQSGGNKLAGIVKTLEERAQA; translated from the coding sequence ATGAATAAGCAAGAAAAAGAGGACATTGTTAACAGCTTGGCTGAGCAGTTGCGTAACTATAAATTTATTTATATTACAGATACTTCAAACCTAAGCGCTGGCAATGATAACAAACTTAGGCGCAGCTTACACAAGCAAGGTATAAAAATGCAGGTGGCTAAAAACACCTTAATCCGCAAAGCTATGGAAGCTTCGGGTAATAACTACGGCGAATTGCCAAGTATCCTTAAAGGTACTTCTGCAATTATGTTTAGTGATGATGCCAAAATACCTGCTCTTGCCATTAAAGAATTCAGAAAATCTAACGATAAGCCTTTGTTGAAAGGTGCTTACATTGATTCTGATGTATTTATCGGCGACAGCCAGCTTGATGTACTTACTAAACTAAAATCACGCAACGAACTTATCGGCGAAGTTATCGGTTTGCTGCAATCACCTGCACAAAATGTTATTTCAGCATTGCAATCAGGTGGCAACAAATTGGCCGGTATTGTTAAGACCCTTGAAGAGAGGGCACAAGCATAA
- a CDS encoding 50S ribosomal protein L7/L12, whose protein sequence is MADLKQFAEQLVSLTVKDVNELAKILKEEYGIEPAAAAVAVAAAPAGDAAPAAAEQTEFDVILSSAGAAKLNVVKLVKDLTGLGLKEAKDLVDGAPKAVKEKVSKEEAEAIKAQLVEAGATVEVK, encoded by the coding sequence ATGGCAGATTTGAAACAATTCGCGGAACAGTTGGTTAGCTTAACAGTAAAAGACGTAAACGAGCTTGCTAAAATTCTTAAAGAAGAATACGGCATTGAGCCTGCTGCTGCTGCTGTTGCAGTTGCTGCTGCTCCTGCTGGCGATGCAGCCCCTGCTGCTGCTGAGCAAACTGAATTTGACGTAATTCTAAGTTCAGCTGGTGCTGCTAAACTTAACGTTGTTAAGTTAGTAAAAGACCTTACCGGTTTGGGCTTGAAAGAAGCCAAAGACTTGGTTGACGGTGCACCAAAAGCTGTAAAAGAAAAAGTTTCTAAAGAAGAAGCTGAAGCTATTAAAGCTCAATTGGTTGAAGCCGGAGCTACTGTTGAAGTTAAGTAA
- the rpoB gene encoding DNA-directed RNA polymerase subunit beta produces MATTINNQERISFASIGQVIDYPDFLDVQLQSFREFFQLETSSENRKNEGLFKVFYENFPISDTRNIFELEFLDYFVDPPRYTIAECIERGLTYSVPLKAKLRLSCNDKDHEDFQTIVQDVYLGTIPYMTPKGTFIINGAERVVVSQLHRSPGVFFGQSYHTNGTKLYSARVIPFKGSWMEFATDVNNVMYAYIDRKKKFPVTTLLRAIGFETDKDILNIFDLAEEIKVSKSGLKKVVGRKLAARVLRTWVEDFVDEDTGEVVSIERNEVIVERDVVLNDDHIDLIIDAGVKIIILSKEDTTTNDFAIIYNTLQKDTSNNGKEAVEHIYRQLRNTDPPDEETARGIIERLFFSDKRYDLGDVGRYRINRKLEMNIPMEVKVLTKEDIIAIIKYLIELSNSRADVDDIDHLSNRRVRTVGEQLYAQFGVGLARMARTIRERMNIRDNEVFTPTDLINARTLSSVINSFFGTNQLSQFMDQTNPLAEITHKRRMSALGPGGLSRERAGFEVRDVHYTHYGRLCTIETPEGPNIGLISSLCVHAKINGMGFIETPYRKVVEGRVAVDEPVEYLSAEEEDRKTIAQANSTIDENGNFDTEKVKARYEGDFPMVDPHIVDYMDVAPNQIVSIAASLIPFLEHDDANRALMGSNMQRQAVPLLRPDAPIVGTGLEKKVAVDSRTLVIAEGDGVVEYSDALEIRVKYEYTEDEKLVSFAGNVKTYPLIKFLRTNQNTSINLKPIVKKGQRVTKGEPLCEGYATRDGELALGKNLLVAFMPWQGYNFEDAIVISEKVVRDDWFTSLHVTEYELEVRDTKRGEEELTNDIPNVSEEATRNLDENGLIRIGAEVGEGDILIGKITPKGETEPSPEEKLLRAIFGDKAGDVKDASLKAPPSTNGIVIGKKLFSRVKKDKVTKGDEKTKVTKLETDHEKAVAAIKNTLVEKLFTVVNGKTSQGVNNVYNEELIPKGAKFTQKNLSEIDYTNVNADNWTTDKAKNELIKDILVNYKIAVNEEISDFRRKHFALTVGDELPTGILKLAKISIANKRKLKVGDKMAGRHGNKGIVARIVREEDMPFLADGTPVDIVLNPLGVPSRMNLGQIYETVLGWAGLKLGVKFATPIFDGASQEQIDDYLKNANLPLNGQTYLFDGLSGERFHQPTTVGVIYMMKLGHMVDDKMHARSIGPYSLITQQPLGGKAQFGGQRFGEMEVWALEAFGASNILQEILTIKSDDIVGRAKTYEAIVKGDNLPQPGIPESFNVLMHELRGLGLDINLE; encoded by the coding sequence TTGGCAACTACAATAAACAACCAGGAAAGAATAAGTTTTGCGTCAATCGGGCAAGTAATTGATTACCCCGATTTTCTTGACGTACAACTACAATCCTTCCGCGAGTTTTTCCAGCTTGAAACCTCATCGGAAAACAGGAAAAACGAAGGGCTTTTCAAAGTTTTCTACGAAAACTTCCCTATTAGCGATACCAGGAACATTTTTGAATTGGAGTTCTTGGATTATTTTGTTGACCCTCCCCGCTATACCATTGCTGAGTGTATCGAAAGGGGTCTTACCTATAGCGTTCCACTTAAGGCAAAGTTGCGTCTTTCGTGTAACGACAAAGACCACGAAGATTTTCAAACAATTGTGCAGGATGTGTACTTAGGTACTATCCCTTACATGACTCCTAAAGGTACTTTTATTATTAACGGTGCTGAGCGTGTTGTAGTATCACAATTGCACAGGTCGCCCGGTGTATTTTTTGGGCAATCATACCATACCAACGGAACCAAGCTGTATTCAGCAAGGGTTATCCCATTTAAAGGTTCGTGGATGGAATTCGCTACCGACGTAAACAACGTAATGTATGCTTACATCGATAGGAAAAAGAAATTCCCCGTAACCACGTTATTGCGTGCTATCGGGTTTGAAACCGATAAGGATATTCTTAACATTTTCGACCTAGCGGAAGAAATTAAAGTTAGCAAATCAGGCCTTAAAAAGGTAGTTGGCCGCAAATTGGCTGCAAGGGTACTACGTACTTGGGTAGAAGATTTTGTGGACGAGGATACCGGTGAGGTGGTTTCTATCGAACGTAATGAGGTGATTGTTGAGCGCGATGTTGTGCTTAATGATGACCACATTGATTTGATTATTGATGCCGGTGTGAAGATTATCATCTTGAGTAAAGAAGATACTACCACCAACGATTTTGCTATTATATACAACACACTTCAAAAAGATACTTCAAACAACGGTAAAGAAGCCGTTGAGCATATCTACCGCCAGTTGCGTAACACTGATCCACCGGATGAGGAAACCGCACGCGGTATTATCGAGCGTTTGTTCTTCTCTGATAAACGTTACGATTTGGGTGATGTAGGCCGTTACCGTATCAACCGTAAGTTGGAAATGAATATCCCTATGGAAGTTAAAGTACTTACCAAAGAGGATATCATCGCCATTATAAAATACCTTATTGAGCTAAGTAACTCTCGTGCTGATGTGGATGATATTGACCACTTGAGCAACCGTCGTGTAAGAACGGTAGGTGAGCAGTTGTATGCACAATTTGGTGTAGGTTTAGCACGTATGGCTCGTACCATCCGTGAGCGTATGAACATCCGCGATAACGAGGTATTTACCCCAACCGATTTGATTAACGCACGTACCCTATCGTCAGTTATCAACTCGTTCTTTGGTACCAACCAGCTATCGCAGTTCATGGATCAAACCAACCCCTTGGCTGAGATTACCCACAAGCGTCGTATGTCGGCACTTGGACCCGGTGGTCTTTCACGCGAACGTGCAGGTTTCGAGGTTCGTGACGTACACTATACCCACTACGGTCGTTTGTGTACCATTGAAACTCCTGAAGGTCCGAACATCGGTTTGATTTCATCATTATGTGTTCACGCTAAAATTAACGGCATGGGCTTTATCGAAACTCCTTACCGTAAGGTAGTTGAAGGTAGGGTTGCTGTTGATGAGCCTGTTGAATACCTAAGTGCTGAAGAAGAAGACCGTAAAACAATCGCACAGGCAAACTCTACGATTGACGAAAACGGAAACTTTGATACCGAAAAAGTAAAAGCAAGGTACGAGGGTGACTTCCCGATGGTAGATCCGCACATTGTGGATTACATGGACGTTGCTCCTAACCAGATTGTATCTATAGCAGCTTCACTAATTCCTTTCCTTGAGCACGATGATGCTAACCGTGCGCTGATGGGTTCTAACATGCAACGTCAGGCAGTGCCTTTGTTGCGCCCTGATGCTCCTATCGTAGGTACAGGTTTGGAGAAAAAAGTAGCTGTTGACTCACGTACTTTGGTAATTGCCGAAGGCGATGGTGTGGTTGAATATTCAGACGCACTTGAAATACGCGTGAAATATGAGTACACAGAAGATGAGAAGTTGGTAAGTTTTGCCGGAAACGTTAAAACATATCCTCTTATCAAGTTTTTGCGTACCAACCAAAACACAAGCATCAACCTTAAACCTATTGTTAAAAAAGGTCAAAGGGTAACCAAGGGCGAACCACTTTGCGAAGGTTATGCAACCCGCGATGGTGAGTTGGCTTTGGGTAAAAACCTGCTAGTGGCATTCATGCCTTGGCAAGGTTACAACTTTGAGGATGCGATTGTAATTTCAGAAAAAGTAGTACGTGACGACTGGTTTACCTCGTTGCACGTAACTGAGTATGAACTGGAAGTACGCGATACCAAACGTGGTGAAGAAGAATTAACCAACGATATACCAAACGTGAGCGAAGAAGCTACACGTAACCTTGACGAAAACGGTCTTATCCGCATAGGTGCCGAAGTAGGAGAGGGAGATATATTGATTGGTAAAATCACTCCTAAAGGTGAAACTGAACCTTCGCCCGAAGAAAAACTGTTGCGTGCGATATTTGGTGATAAAGCCGGTGATGTGAAAGATGCATCATTAAAGGCGCCCCCATCAACCAACGGTATCGTAATCGGTAAAAAACTATTCTCACGTGTTAAGAAAGATAAAGTAACCAAAGGTGATGAAAAAACTAAGGTTACCAAGCTTGAAACTGACCATGAGAAAGCAGTAGCAGCCATCAAAAACACATTGGTTGAGAAACTGTTTACAGTAGTTAACGGTAAAACTTCACAAGGTGTAAATAACGTATACAACGAAGAGTTGATACCAAAAGGAGCCAAGTTTACTCAAAAGAACTTGAGCGAAATTGATTACACCAACGTTAACGCTGATAACTGGACTACTGATAAAGCTAAAAACGAGCTAATCAAAGACATTTTGGTTAACTACAAAATAGCTGTTAACGAAGAGATATCAGACTTCCGCCGTAAGCATTTTGCATTAACTGTAGGTGATGAACTACCAACCGGTATTTTGAAACTTGCTAAAATATCTATTGCCAACAAGCGTAAGCTAAAAGTGGGTGATAAGATGGCGGGTCGTCACGGTAACAAAGGTATCGTGGCACGTATAGTAAGGGAAGAGGATATGCCTTTCTTGGCCGACGGAACTCCTGTAGATATTGTATTGAACCCACTGGGCGTACCCTCGCGTATGAACCTTGGACAGATATACGAAACTGTACTGGGATGGGCCGGCTTGAAGCTAGGTGTTAAATTCGCCACTCCTATATTTGATGGTGCATCGCAAGAACAAATTGACGACTATTTGAAGAATGCTAATTTGCCCTTAAACGGTCAAACTTACCTATTCGACGGTTTGTCAGGCGAGCGTTTCCACCAACCAACAACAGTAGGTGTAATCTACATGATGAAACTGGGTCACATGGTGGATGATAAAATGCACGCACGTTCAATCGGACCATACTCACTTATTACACAACAACCTTTGGGTGGTAAAGCCCAGTTTGGTGGTCAGCGTTTTGGTGAGATGGAGGTATGGGCGTTGGAAGCATTTGGTGCATCAAACATCCTTCAAGAAATCCTTACCATCAAGTCGGATGATATCGTAGGCCGTGCCAAAACCTATGAAGCCATTGTGAAAGGTGATAACCTGCCACAACCCGGTATTCCTGAGTCGTTCAATGTATTGATGCATGAACTTCGCGGTTTAGGTTTGGATATCAACCTTGAATAG